ATAATTAAATTCTGTTGTTGCAAAATCAAAAACCGTGGCAGAGCTTCCGCAAGATGTTGAGGCAACTTAACCAATCAGAGCCGACTGGACTTTCAGGGATGACGTCAGATCATCTCtgttgatttctttctttttttgttttggttgtagtCACCTGTTCTCAAATGTAAAAGTAGtctttcaacaaaatattttcatatttttaatgttttttaatcttttactttaacccccccccccggtCCACCTCAGTCATTCATACACAAAACAGATGCAGGGAGAAAATGTCTCAAACCAGGCTTCAAAGTGTTGTGTGAAGCTTCTGTTTTatagtcattaaaaaaaattactttaaattacTGTTGGCCATCCCATCAGAAAGCCCTGCAGAtgtatttttctggttttagctgaCAGATGAAAGTGACCTGAAGGTTTGCCACAACACAAACTTCTCAAAActaatacataaaacaaagtcaaCTTTTAGAAAGATAATTTTAAGAGGATCACCAAAATTTAGGCTGACCATTAAGGTGACCTAACACAGCATGTTTGAGTTTTGGATTTACCAGCTCAGGCAGAGGACAAATGTCAGCCGTGTTGATGTACAGTCCCTCCACCACAATAAATTTCCTCGTTACTCGAGCTTTACGGGGATTCtgcgacaaaaacaaaaatatataaaagattGTCACAAAGGAAACACACAGGGCAGCACTTATTAAATACCTTAATGAAAACATGGTGTTAAAAATACAGTCTGCAGTTCTGACAACCCCTCAAACACACGACGGTGTAAAACACAACCTGACAGTCGCAGTAATTAAAACTTTGCAGCCCGGTACCGACCTTCTggtcctccagctcctgctccaTGAGCAGCCTCTCCAGATCCTCCATGTCATTGTGCTTGAAGTACTTGATGAAGCTACGGGAAGCCTGAAGTCCTTTTTGTATAGAGAAACAGGCAGCTTCATCCctgaacacaaaacacaagacTGAAAACATCGACCAGTCAGGTACCTCTGACATGTAAGCAGGCTACAGAGGATTTATGGGCTGTTctgtaaagacaaaaaggttGGTTTCTAACACTGAGCTGactgtttaaacatttaggaGAGACGGCACTCACACAAAGATTATGTCCCCCCTCTTGGAGTAGGCAGGGATGGCACTAGCAATGGTTGCGAAGCCGTACGAGTAGATGATCGCCTCTTCGGTTTTCATGAACTTGGCAAGACGGCTCTCCAGTTCCAGATGAACATCTGGGGGGAGCAAAACCACAGAGTTGCACCAAGATTCAATTTTCCACTGCATGGCACAGCGAGACAAAGGATGATGAGTAACAGATCTGCTGCCACTCTTTTCCTCAGCCCCTTTAATGGAACGCTTACGTCCCGCTGGCTAATTCGGTTCACTTTTTATTCACGTTTTGGAAgtgcaaaaagcaaaagacGCGTTACGACACACGGGCAGTTGTCAAATTTATGGCTCATGATTCATTTCCCCTCCTTTAATTAATCCAGGAAAACTGTTCACTCACCAAAGGTCCCGTAGAAACCCCTTGGACCACATGTGCCAATGCCGTATTTTTTCAGTGACGCCAAAGCTTTCTCCTGTCACaaggaattaaaacaaaatgatattTAATCAAAgctaggaagaaaaaaaaaaaacactgaacaagagaagaaaataaagaaacgaTGACCTTAACGCGTTCATTATCGAGCAGGCCCAGGAAGTTGAAGGAAGCAAAATTAACGCACTCTTTCTCGTTGATTATGATTTTGTGGCTGGGAGGCCTACAACGAAAAATCGTCCAACGGTCAGCTTACATCGAGTTACAATTACACCACTGATCTTCATTTTTACAAGTAAAACAATTACATAAGAAACATAGTACTTTAATGTGGATTGAATTAGTCAGTCTATAATGATCATTTACAGGTTTTAATATGGgtaaattttaaaagtattctttttcaaagctttaaaaaaagaaattgaacaGTTTTGACTTTCCCAACAGAGCACCAAGAGGGACAGACATGACGCTGAAGAGGTCAGACTTTCcattaaaagcagaaactggGTACAGGTGGGTTGTGAAGCAGCTAGATGTTGGGTATCTGTTTGCTTTCTTAAATAGAAATCTAAAAAAGCAAATGAGtatgttgtgaaaggtgaaaatggtggaaacgagccgagtcacaaacctgacacagtgagacctcacagtgaggaaacccaggccctatctggtcaggagggggagagcaaccctccatatcaagataacatcacccagcctgctgtgaccggggaggatggtcaagatttgctgtttgttcagcccgcTGAGCTTGCATATGGAACCATGNNNNNNNNNNNNNNNNNNNNNNNNNNNNNNNNNNNNNNNNNNNNNNNNNNNNNNNNNNNNNNNNNNNNNNNNNNNNNNNNNNNNNNNNNNNNNNNNNNNNNNNNNNNNNNNNNNNNNNNNNNNNNNNNNNNNNNNNNNNNNNNNNNNNNNNNNNNNNNNNNNNNNNNNNNNNNNNNNNNNNNNNNNNNNNNNNNNNNNNNNNNNNNNNNNNNNNNNNNNNNNNNNNNNNNNNNNNNNNNNNNNNNNNNNNNNNNNNNNNNNNNNNNNNNNNNNNNNNNNNNNNNNNNNNNNNNNNNNNNNNNNNNNNNNNNNNNNNACCAAGGATGGGGAGGGTGTTGTAACTTTACCCTGTTATGCATAATCATCAGTAGAAGGCGTGTTTTAAGTCCATTCTTTATTCAAGTTATGAAGAAGGaggtagctaaaagttgttttgcataATCATGAAGTGATGTCTAATAAAACTCTAacacaggaggagggaggaggtcTTTTTGGGCTAGTCTGAGCAAAGCTAGTCATTTTTGGGGAGTTGGGGTCCCCACTCAGGGACCCCTGGGGGGGGGGACGCCTGGGGCCTTCTTGGGGGATAACGTCTTGACGTAGTGTCAATGAGAAACCGGATTTactgatttttctaatttttgtcttttatttttttccatttttaatcatataacCTGTAACTGGGATATATAACCTAATTTTTACACCTTCAATAAAGTTTGGCCGTGAGGCGTATACCTGATCGGTGACTCCTGGGTTCTTTCCTGCGTCCTCGGTAAGTTCCTGAGTGTGCGTTctgtctctgctggttcattcctgGTGTGGTGACACAATAAGGGCACGAGCTGGGCTAAGTTAGGGGTGCCAGGGTACCCCCCCTTCCCGGTTCCAGTCTAAAAGCCCCAGAGAGGAGTGACAGAGGGGATCCGGGGCTCATTGCGGGCGCGGGCTCCGTTTGGCCTGTCGCGACCTCGCTGGGTCCTCGGGCCGCCTCTTGGGTAAAGGAGCAGTGATTCACTGTCTGGAGCCGCGAGTCAATCGGTCAAGTTGCatcgttgtttttcttttattttaaatcctactcatctggtagtctgacaagtctgtcacaGTAACTTGGGActtgtcggacgtctgggtggttcacagtaggtgaaaggtatgggccgcagacctcccagcattgagctggattcaccgtgagcaTGAAGCAAGCGagtggatttgactcagcatcaggtgttgactcaagctgtcaggacctcgggcctttccacagAGTAATACAAATATTACTATACAATGACAAAAGAGGAGAAATGTTTCATATCTGAAGTGCGCTCTGCTGCACTCTTGTGTCTAAAACTGGTTGCAAAATGAGACTAAATGGTTGTGGtcaagattaaaacaataatgtgaTATTGTTAAATTAGTTTGGTGTTGTGACAAAAGCAGTTTAAGGGTAAAGTCAGAGTGTCTACTCTGTATGGTAGAAACTGGTGCTGAGAAATAAGATTATCAGATCTCGTCATAGAAAGAGGGATAAATGTCAGGACTAAAAAGCCGACTAAGCGTGGGTCAATTTGCTGAAAAGAAGCTAACAGAAAAAGAAGTGGACCTGTTGTAGGTAGACGATCTTGGTCTGTTCGTTCCCCACGCAAACACTGAACAGACCAAGGAGCGCTCAACACACAGCAGGAAGGCTAACTATCAAAAGCTTTAACCCTTAAACTGATGTTTGAAACTCTGCACGGATTAAACAATctactgttgtgtttgtgcgtTTTACCCTGTAACAACGTCGTAGCTGAGGGGAGGAAAGTCTTTGGAAAGCGGAGGAACGAGGGGCTCAGGCTGCCATTCCTCAATCAGGTCCTCCTTTTCCTGGAAGCGTGCAACAGATGGTGGGTGTCAggataaaacatttcaaaggttGAGTTTTCTCAGCGCCGCGCTGCGTTTACCTTCTCCGTCAGTTTGTAGGTCTCGTGGAGTTTGTAGGTCTTTGAGAAGAGGAGCCTGATGATCCACAGGATCAGAATCCCCTCCAGAATCAGGTGGTAGGCAGGAGCCTGGGAaagacaggaacaggaagtttATATGTGCAATGAATATGAGTGTCTTTAAGACTTACATGTAagagcaggggtaggcaaccctggtcctcgagggccaccatcctgcatgttttacttgtttctctgctccaacacacttgatttaaatcaatgggtgattaacaggcttcttcagaacatgaagagggaatttaaccactgaatcaggtgtgttggagcagagaaacaagtaaaacttgcaggatagtggccctccaggaccagggtgggccacccctggtttagagaGTGTACTACAAAGACTAAGTTGAACTAAAAGTGAGAGGTTTTGGTATAATAAacgagttttattttgtttttatacaccTGTCCTAAGATGGTGGCACCGTCTCTCTGACTGTGGATTGTTCTGTTTTGGattcatgctttggattttgattactctgacagttttctgaCTGGCGTGTTATGTACTGGTGGCAGTACTCTTGTATTACTTGGCTATTTGACTACTGTGACACAGGTAGGCCAAAGAGCAGACATATGGATGAAGTTCGAGAGGACATGGatgtagttggagtgaggacagaggacgcagaagacagttagatggaggaggatgacttgctgcAGAGACCCCTGAAAatggaacagccgaaagaaaaattTGAAGATGATAATCTTCCTTACCAcacttaattttaaaattaagtgtgtgaagaaaaatctaatttatctGCAATTTCCAGTGACAGTTTTCATTACAATtgaatttctctgttttttcctgGTTGTGTGAATGAAGTATAGGTTTTACTTCAAAATGTTACGCTTGAAGAATGTGTCACACTTAAAATGTTCCGCTGATATTTCTAACTGactgaataaaacagcagttAGTTGAGTCAAACGGTAAAGTTTGCTGAAACTTGATGTTTGAGCCGTCGAGGCTTCCGTAGTTCCTCTGGGGCACGCGCGCGGGGTGAGATCGAGTTTGCGGCGAGCACGCGCTTCTTCCTCCGCTCGGACGGGGCGGAAATGATGGCGGGGTGGGGGGGAACACATTTCGACAGAACACCGGGCTCCCGATGATGCGCGGTTGTCTTCCTGGGTCTTTAAGAACCTTCCTCCCATTTTATGTCTTTAACCTCAcgccatttttaaaacaaacgaTAAGAGGTGCTGAAGCGACCCGGTCCAGAGTCACATTCCGGGTCACAGACGGGAGGAAGACCGAGGAGGAGGAACAAGACAAGTTTTCAACTCAGACAAATCTGTCAAACACTCCCCGGGCGGCTTCGCCTTTCCCTAAATGTTTACCTCAAAATATAGAGATTAAACTTGTGTAATTTCCACCCAGGCGAGTTGTTGAACAGAGTAATAATATTACCTCATAAAAAGCCTGAACCATTTCCACCAGAACCCATTGCTGTCCGGACGCCATGGTGTTATCTGTCTTCCTGGTaccttttcttctcttcagaGTTTACTCCttttaccgccacctgctggttgTGCCAGGTCACTGCAGTCTTTTATCAggtgttcatttaaaaaactgcaaatcagttttttttttcttcaaatgtgtCCTTTCATCAGAGACTATTTTAACTGTCTGTCTTGACTCTGGGACATTACTTCTTTCCCTTCCTAATTATTCACAAATAACTTAAATACATGTTCTTAACTTTGTCCTTTCCGAATAACTTTCGATATACGTGGTTCACCCTTTCTGCACTCTTCATCTATTCTTTATTATCTTTCCTCTTTGCCTCCAGTGGCGGGCAACAACGAGGTATTTAATCATAATTTAAGATGCCTGTACAGTACGACACCAGTTCCAagaaagttgggacattgtgtaaaaacagaatgtgatgatttgcaaatttaataaacacatattttattcacaacagaacaaaataaacatagcaatgtttaaactaaaaacccTAAACTGTATCCATACCGACAGCATGGCTCTGTAGTTGAAGAGTCCAGgcgctgaactgacctgcctgcagtccagacctctcagcaattcaaaacatttaacaaatcatgaaattaaaaatccacCAAAGACGACCCAGggctgttgaacagctagaatcatccatcagacaagaatgggacaatattcccctctaaaacctgcagcagttgctctcctcagttcctacatgtttacagactgttggtaaaataagttttttaagtttttaggCATTCATTAAGGGTACACATACAAGAGTAGGTGTTGAATTTACATGTATTCAGGATTCAGGAAAGCCGTTTAAATAAAGAATGTGGGTCGGGAACACGAGGAGAACTCCTGTGAGGACCTGAAGCAGAACAGAAGGAAACTAAAGCTCTCTGGAAAACCCAAGCACACTAATTTTAATCACTGGGTGAACaaacacctacaactgattaacttttgaagtcaatccaatttgagatggttgccacagccagctgacattaggaaacacaaaaatgtctataactcagccagtttgacacatattgacctaaaatctggtgtggtagcagctgtgagtcattttttttaatagtctgctgctgctgttaaagCAGAGCACGCTAAGTGTTTCTGTGAGTGAGAGCTCGTTACCGTCAGAAAGTTtatctttcttcttctgctctgtaATCACCTGTATGCCTTGCCATACGCACGTGGAGATGAAACTGTCCTGTAATTATTCTTCGCTTTTATGTtggacaaacaggaagctctGCTGTTGTTGGCTCTGCAAGCAGCATCTTTGGGGCCTTCTTACACTGACgggaaacaaagttttatgGCTAGGAAAAATGTTGCCACTTTGATTATCAGAACACACAGACATCACTCCTGTTTTAACTTGATTAGATCCAGTCACTGCCAGATTCAGCCAACAGGTACAGGTACCATCTGTGGGGGTCCTGAACTGGACACCGGTCACATCATTGtctacaaaaacagaattacctttttctttttaaccacaaaCCATAAAACTCCAAAGATGAGACTCAACCACTCACTTTGTGGCGGCGTGGTCctacagtaaataataaatgtaactaCAGcccttttgtgcttttattttgaaggcaacACATGGGCCAACAGGCCAAGAGGAAATATCTATgacaaaaaagcaataaaaactgtaaaaaaacaaaacaaaaccaaaacaagaacaacaacaaaacaattccCCAAAAGTAGCATGTTACtgaatctttaaaaacacacgtacacacacacataagcatTTGCATTTCTATCATCAAGACATTATATTAACTTTCAGATACCCTAACATTAACTATTACCAGTACaggcctaaccctaaccccccAAAAATGATGTTCCACTGCATTCGGACCGGGCTTCGGACCCATATGGACTACTGGTCCTGACAAGGTCATTATTCCAGAAAACATCcccaaaagtaacaaaaaccagacactcacacacaaaaatgttctgtactgtattttccatgtatttagttaattttttaattagaaGAGCATGGCATGTGTAAGGTgagtttacatttttcttcattataAAAGCTCATGCACTAAATTTCTTTTCCCCACAGTAAGCAATATTCCAGCCCAGACTTGCACAATGTTTGCCTAACACTTGCAAAACACCAGacacatttatttgctttacaCGCAGACAGATATCATGATGCCACTTCTTTGTCTTTCCAAGGCAGTGGCTTTTCAAATGACCACACCTACGAACCAACTCACACACACGCTACATgctgaactgaaaacacaccATTTAGGTCAGGACTACATAAAAAGGCAGgtgattttaccttttttcaaccaaaatggctagtaaaggtgaggaggaggcagaatcagctcaattcaagatggctgccacagtcaagtGATcttaacaagcacaaaaatggccaattttacagatgtcaAGGTCAATTttagtgtagtagtagctgaaactagTCCACAGCACATAGTCCAAGCATGACATGTTGCACGCCATCTTGGCTCAAAACTTTGCTGTTAACTATTGTAGTCAactctatttgtctgttagccaaatatctcatgaaccactggacagattttaatgaaactcttagagtAATTGTTAGTTGGACAGCTCTTGTAAAACTGAGCAGCTGGGTCATCGCGGCAAATCAggtttagcaaacacaacaaatggctccaactcagtcagtttcatacagggaatgttaggcttttaatttttacagcagtattttttttctctcaaatatttgCTGAGCTTACAATGGAGGGGAAACTGGGAAAATATGTTGTGACCTTGTGTTGACTTGTGTTTCTGGtcataaataaacctttttatcgGTCTGCAGAAATGGTGTTTTGTAGCACTGCTTGgtgaatttatttctgtgtcttCTTACAGGTAATCAAGAGGAAAGCAAAAATGCTTTAGGTTTAGCACGTCAGCGTGTTAATGGTAAAAATTGCATTAGATTAgctatttaaatgtgtttttggtgtGGCAACAAAAAATacgtttttttaaataactgaatttTTTAAAGGAAGTATTTAATTTAGCTAATTGTGtgaaatgtttggaaaaaataactaatttgtATTCGCAGTCAGCAGCTACAGCTGGTTTTaaaccagcaggtggcagcagagtCAAAAAtattctatctatctatctatctatctatctatctatctatctatctatctatctatctatctatctatctatctatctatctatctatctatgacTGTTAATCtattctttaatttaatctttgtttCCTCAGTAAACAGCGGCGCTGAGTCCAGGATTAAGTTTAGAACTCAGTGAAAAGATGCAGGAGACGCGGCCTGTGATTGGTGGAGAGGCGTGACGTCACGCCCAGTGTTTTGATGCTGTGAGGAGAATGAGGAGTTGATTAACAGGCTCTTGGGCGCTCCTGCGGACCTCCGTGCTCACGGCTTcatgattttttggggggactTGTTTGCGGAGAACAGCGGAGGATAAATGATCAGCATCAGCTGAAGGATCCATGAGCCCAGGCTCGCCTCTTCTTCACGCATCGATCAGGTAAATGGCGCAACTTTAGAAGTTTGAAAGTTAGTGCAtctgaaatgtaaaacaaagaaagttcttcaaaaaaacattgcttacagtttgcttcattttgttcCACCTCAATCTGCCTGGTTCATGATTTAGTCAGTCAGCAGgtgttaaaaagaaagttttatttacataatgATGGACGATGGTGAAACCAGGGGCGTAGCTACAAGGGAcacagtcctggtcctggagggccactatcctgcaggttgtagttgtttttcctgctcttcagcaggtcttcaggttctgcagaagcctcttGATCATTCAAACCTGGTGTGTCAAACCTAAAAAatggaggatagtggccctccaggaccagggttggataCCACTGCTTCATGTTATTGTCCATCCAATGAAATATAGTAGACCCCCGAAATCTGCAGGGGGTCTACTGCTAAAGCAACCacaattagtaaaaaaaaatgcaaattttggATGtggtaccaaaaaaaaagcctacaaatgcctattttttttatagtttcaaCCCC
Above is a genomic segment from Kryptolebias marmoratus isolate JLee-2015 linkage group LG14, ASM164957v2, whole genome shotgun sequence containing:
- the sptlc1 gene encoding serine palmitoyltransferase 1 is translated as MASGQQWVLVEMVQAFYEAPAYHLILEGILILWIIRLLFSKTYKLHETYKLTEKEKEDLIEEWQPEPLVPPLSKDFPPLSYDVVTGPPSHKIIINEKECVNFASFNFLGLLDNERVKEKALASLKKYGIGTCGPRGFYGTFDVHLELESRLAKFMKTEEAIIYSYGFATIASAIPAYSKRGDIIFVDEAACFSIQKGLQASRSFIKYFKHNDMEDLERLLMEQELEDQKNPRKARVTRKFIVVEGLYINTADICPLPELVKLKYKYKVRIFLEESMSFGVLGENGRGVTEHFGVNIDDIDLISANMENAVASIGGFCCGRSFVIDHQRLSGQGYCFSASLPPMLAAAAIEALNIMEEDPDIFTVLSEKCKHVYKALQGIPGLKLAGVPFSPALHLQLERSSGSRVSDVQLLRSIVDYCLERNVALTLARYLEKEERFLPPPSIRVVVTIKQEDEDIQKAVSCIREAASVLLKQ